GAGCTCGCTGGTTTCCAGCACGAACCCCATGTTACTGGAGGTGGTAAAGCAGCTGTAGAGCATCCATCCTTCAAATGGGTCAATATAATACTTGGTAACTTAAAAAATGCGCTCAAAGGTACTTATCATGCAATTAATCGCAAGCATGTTCCACGCTACCTGGCAGAATTTCAGTACAGATTCAATCGCCGATATGATCTGCCGTCCATGATTCACAGACTTATTTATGTTGCTCTTAGGACTCCGCCCATGCCATCAACCATGCTTTCTATGGCTGAAGCAGAGTGGTAATCAAAAAAACTAATTCCATTTTGCATTCAAAATGATACCAAGGCGGCAAGGAGGACACTCTGAATATATATGTTGTTTGTATGTCGAATAGTTGATGACGCGGCTAATCCAATAAATATGGGGGAACGAGTCAAATCGCTAACTGGAATACTTACCGATTCACCACGGCCGTACTGAAAACCTCATGTGAAATATTTTCACATGAAAAGATGTGTCAGTGTGAATGAATTTATCAATGATATACTCATATAAAATTCTTTCTACATTACCCCCAATCTTTTCATCTTGTAAATAAGCCCACGGCGCGTGATCCCGAGAAGTTCTGCAGCCTGGGTGCGATTTCCTCCTGTTTTGAGCAAAACTTGCTTTATGCTTTCTATTTCGCGTTCTTCAAGTGTTTTGACATTCTGACATTCTGATTGGCTGGACTGATTCTGTGTTATTGCGTCTATTTTAGTTGTTCTTCGTATAACAGGAGGAAGATTGTCCGGTGAAATTACATCAGACTGGCACAGAAGCAAAGCATGCTCCATCGAATTTGCCAGCTCCCGCACGTTGCCTGGCCAGTGATAGGCTATAAGTGCAGAGGCCGTAGCCCTTGACAGACGTTTGATTTCAGAATGTCCCTGAGCTATAAAAAATCGTGCGAGGGGAAGAATATCTTCCTGACGTTCACGTAATGGTGGAATTTCAATGGCTATGACATTAAGTCGGTAATATAGATCTTGTCGGAATTTACCTGATTCCATCTGCGTCTGAAGATTCTGGTTTGTTGCCGCAAGGAGGCGGAAATCAGTTTTTGTCTCCTTGTCACTGCCCACAGGATTAACAACGCCGGTTTCAATGGCTCTGAGCAATGTGGGCTGAAGCTCAACCGTCATATCTCCAATTTCATCCAGAAAAAGTGTGCTTCCGTCTGCTTCCCTGAAACGTCCCGTACGTCTGGCCACAGCACCTGTGAATGCTCCTTTTTCATGGCCAAACAGTTCGCTGGCAAGCAAATTGGCCGGAATTGCGGCGCAGTTGACAGCAATCATCGGCCTGTTTCTCCGCTGGCTATTCCTGTGAATGAATTCCGCGACTATTTCTTTTCCTGAGCCACTTTCTCCTGTCAAAAGAACATTTGAATCGCTTGCGGCCACACGAAATGCATCCCTAAGCACAGATCTCATTGCCGGACTTTCCGCAACTATGCCCCTTAATGCTTCAGAGGGTATTTCACATTCCTGGAATTGACGGCTGACTCCAAGTGTATCATTTATGGCTGATATCAGTTCATCCAGATCCACAGGTTTGGAAAGATAGTCAACAGCTCCTAATTTCATGGCTTTTACAGCATCCCTGACATCTGCATACGCTGTAACAAGAAGAAACGGCAGCAACTCATGTTTTCCGCGTACTTTTTGGAGCAACTCGATTCCGCTTGCGCCCGTCATTCTGACATCCGAGACGATCATGTCATGTGGCTTTTCATCCATTAAAGATAACGCTTCTTCTGCGGAAGAGGCAAGGGTTGTCGTAAATCCGGCGGCTTCAATAACCTGTCTGTAAAGCTCAAGATAGCGTGATTCGTCGTCAACGATGAGAATTCTTTTCTTCATGAATTGCCCTCGCCGGAATCGGATATCATAATTCCGGATATTTTCACGGCAGTCCCCTTGTTAACATTTGATTCAGCTTTTATTGTCCAGCCATGATTCTCAACAAGGCGTTTTACTATGGCAAGTCCAAGTCCATGGCCATCAGGGAAACCCGCTACGTAAGGCTTGAAAATATTGGGCAGAAGGTCAGAATTGATTCCAGTGCCCTGATCTTCAACAAGGATTTCGGCTATATCTGAATTTCTGCTTACGCTGATAAAAGCCATTGTCCCTCCGGCAGAAGCATGAAGGCTGTTGAGGAGCAGATTGACAAGGATCTGTCGAAGCATATCCTCGTCTGCAATAATTGCTATTTCAGGGCATTTGACTTCAAGTTTTACACCGACCGAATCAAATTCAGCCTGCAAGACGCCTACAACTTTTTGAATGGATTTTCTAACATCCATGCGTACTGCCTTGACTTCCCTGTGCTTTGCAAATGTCAGAAAATGACCAAGACGTGAGGCAGCCTTATCCACCTCGTCTATTATGCTTTCTATCATTTTCAGGGTTTCTTCGTGGATGTCTGGCTCTCTGGAGATCTGCTGGGCAATACCTGAAATTATTCCAAGAGGATTTTTTGTCTCATGGGCCAGCCCTGCTGCTGCCAGTTCCAGATCCTCAAGATAGGCTGATCTTGCCCTTTGTGCTTCAAGCTGTTCTGAAAGTTTTCTGCTTCTAATCATCATTATCCATGCAATCAAATTTGCAGTTATGACCAGAAGAGCCAGAGAAACAGTAATAACCAAATTTTTACTCTGGATTATATATCCCCGGTCTTTTTCAAGGTTCCCCCCCATGATCATAATCTTGTTGCCACTGTTCACTGTTTCAAGTGTTTTCCAGAAATAAATTTCATTATCTTCGAATTTTTCTCCTTCAGATGACTGAGGATTAAGGCTATCTGGCGCATCACCTATTTTAAAA
Above is a genomic segment from Desulforegula conservatrix Mb1Pa containing:
- a CDS encoding transposase: ELAGFQHEPHVTGGGKAAVEHPSFKWVNIILGNLKNALKGTYHAINRKHVPRYLAEFQYRFNRRYDLPSMIHRLIYVALRTPPMPSTMLSMAEAEW
- a CDS encoding sigma-54-dependent transcriptional regulator, which translates into the protein MKKRILIVDDESRYLELYRQVIEAAGFTTTLASSAEEALSLMDEKPHDMIVSDVRMTGASGIELLQKVRGKHELLPFLLVTAYADVRDAVKAMKLGAVDYLSKPVDLDELISAINDTLGVSRQFQECEIPSEALRGIVAESPAMRSVLRDAFRVAASDSNVLLTGESGSGKEIVAEFIHRNSQRRNRPMIAVNCAAIPANLLASELFGHEKGAFTGAVARRTGRFREADGSTLFLDEIGDMTVELQPTLLRAIETGVVNPVGSDKETKTDFRLLAATNQNLQTQMESGKFRQDLYYRLNVIAIEIPPLRERQEDILPLARFFIAQGHSEIKRLSRATASALIAYHWPGNVRELANSMEHALLLCQSDVISPDNLPPVIRRTTKIDAITQNQSSQSECQNVKTLEEREIESIKQVLLKTGGNRTQAAELLGITRRGLIYKMKRLGVM
- a CDS encoding ATP-binding protein yields the protein MPNTLKTYRFPIILTISMLAFLSIWAFHTCQEIIERSHSRQRLRFDIAANNLIAIDQHCQLQNEVIQKVISNSIQNSPFSFFILERNGKADFKIGDAPDSLNPQSSEGEKFEDNEIYFWKTLETVNSGNKIMIMGGNLEKDRGYIIQSKNLVITVSLALLVITANLIAWIMMIRSRKLSEQLEAQRARSAYLEDLELAAAGLAHETKNPLGIISGIAQQISREPDIHEETLKMIESIIDEVDKAASRLGHFLTFAKHREVKAVRMDVRKSIQKVVGVLQAEFDSVGVKLEVKCPEIAIIADEDMLRQILVNLLLNSLHASAGGTMAFISVSRNSDIAEILVEDQGTGINSDLLPNIFKPYVAGFPDGHGLGLAIVKRLVENHGWTIKAESNVNKGTAVKISGIMISDSGEGNS